The nucleotide sequence CGTCCAGGAGAATATGCATCAGGGCTTGCCAATCGGTATCACCACAGCCAGGCAAGGTAGCTTTGATTGCCTTCCCAGGAGCATAGAGACCGATCTCACTGAGGAGGGCATGATCAACATGGGCATCCTTGCCATGTACATGCAAGACTCTCCCCTTCCAACGTCTCAGTTGGGCAAGCGGCTCGAGTAGTGCCTCCACCTGGTGACATGGCTCCCATTCAAGGCCAAGAAGTGGATCATCGAGGGTGGAAAAGATAAGATCCCACGCCGCATCATTGATTGCGATATTCCAGGCACCCCGTTTCCAGAGGTCCCCCATCCTGCAGTTCTCCAGAAGCAAGCCTTTGCAATCATGGCGGTGGACCTGATTTAACAGTTCGCTGAATACTTCCTTGAACCTGGGAATTGAGGCCTCAACACTTCCAGACGGAACACGGCCTGCAAACGTTGAAACAAACGGACTACCGAAACGATAGCCCTGCTCTATGAGATTCTGTACACCGCGGAGGGTCTCCTCATTTGCCAAGGGGTTACCCCAGATGGAGATTGCAGTGACAGGAAGTCCTGCTTTCGCTGTACAGCGAGCAAGACTTGCAAGATCAATCTCACCGAGAGTTTCCCAGAAGCAGATACTGAGGGTTTCAAACCCTGCTTCCTTTAGCCTCTCAAGATTGCCAGAGGTAACCTCCTTGGCAAAGAGCAGTGCACCAAGCTGTATGTTCATCATCGCATCTCCTCCAAGAGTTTCTGGACCCGGTATCCATCCTCAAACGCTGGAGAAAGAGAGGTTTCACTTCCAACAGCATCATAAAAACGCTGATAAGTCGAAACAGGCCGATCTCCTTCAAGCTTGGTGAGCGTACCGTCCTTTTTGGAAATGACAATCTGCTTTCTATCGAGGGAAGTATTCATCGTGAGTGTGGCTTCACTACCCTCTATAGTGAGCTGTAGCGAATCATCCCAATTGGGATCCTGATAGGAACAATGCAATGTGCAGGGAGTGTTATCCCCCACCTTCAGCAAGGCCCCATACTCAACCAAGGCAGGTGAGGTTCGTTCAATGGTCTTATTCTCAAAGCAAACCTTTCCAAAAAGATGAAAAAGCAGATCAAGAAGGTGGCTTCCAAGATCAGAGAGGCAACCATCCCGATTGTATTCACTGAGCAATCTCCACTTCCAACGGAAGACGTCCTCAGGGTCTCCCCAGACATGGCTCTTGTTCCAGCTCTGCAGGTAGGAGATAGTGACATTCTCCAGCCTTCCGAGCAAACCACAAGAAAGAGTCTCCTGCACTGCAGAAATAGAGGGTATGTGGCGTTTTGAGAAATTGACCATGAATGGATGGCTCTTCTGAAGCCCAGCCAAAAAGTCAGCTTCTTCTAGGGTTGAAGTGAGTGGCTTCTCACAGAAGATTGCCAAGTCTGCCCTCACTGATGCCTCACAGCAGAGGGCGTGGAAACAATCAGGGACACAGCAACTGAGAGCATCGGCCTTGCCAGAAAAACAGGAGATCATATCGAGACTCTTATAGCTCTCTTCCACCCCAAAGGTTTTGCAGAAACCCCTCAGGTGCTCCTCATTATGATCGATTGCTCCAACAATCCGGGCTCCCAGGGCTTGAAATTTTTTTGCGTGGTAGGTTCCCATTCCCCCACAGCCCACTATGACAAATTTCATCGTTCATTCTCCCAAGGATCGGGTGGACTTTCTCACCTCGAAACCGGTCTCTGCCCAACGCTGTTCGGCTGCTGTCCCATGCTCGATCATACCAATCAACATCTGCACTGCTTCCGCTCCCATCTCCATGATCGGATGGTCGACTGTAGTCAAGGGAGGAGTACTGGTACCAGCAGGCTGGAAGTTGTCATATCCGATGAGGGAGATATCCTGGGGAACCTTCTTGGAGTGTTCACTGCAGGCCTGGAGAAAGCCAAAGGCTTGTCGGTCACTGGCCGTCATGATCAGTGATTCCTTCTTGCCAAACTGACGAAACGCATTGAAACCTGAGTTCCTGGAGAAGTTTCCTTCGACAATCGTTGTCTGCAAGTGATAGAGAGAGGCAAGCTCCTCAAAGGCCTGGAGTCTGTCCTTGCCGTTCTTGAACTGCAGGTCCCCCGTCACATACCCGATGTGGTGGTGACCCAGCTCATGGGCATGGGCAAACGCCTTTCTCATCCCCTTATCAGGACGAGCATAGATGCTTGCAGCTCCCTCTCGGTAGTTGTTCACCAACACAAAGGGGAGGTTGTGCTCGATAAGTGGATCGATCTCGGGAAACTGGTCCTTGGTAATGGCAAAGATGAGGCCATCATAGCTATGGCTGGTGATAAGGTCCCGGTAACTGCGGTACTTGCCCAGATAGTTCTCAAAGATAATCCCAACATTGTAGTTGTGGTTCAGCGTTCCAAGCAACAATCCATCGAGGAGCGCAGGGAAATAGGAACGGGTAAAGGGCAAGATTTTCTTGTAGTAGGGTACCACAAAGCCAATGGCAAAGCTTCTATTGCTTGCGAAGAGTGTTGCAGTCCTTGAGGGGACATATCCCAGCTCTTCTGCGGCAAGTCGTACTTTCTTCTTAATCTCATCACTGATAAGAGGGGAATCGTTGAGTGCACGGGAGACCGTGGACTCCGCTACCCCTGCTGCGCGGGCTACATCAGCCCTTCCTACAAGCTTCTCCATGTAGGCCAGTGTATCATCTTTGCCGCGAGTATGGTACGGCTTTTTGTTAATGAAGACCAGGAATACTTGGCACTAGAACCGATATCTGAGACTTACCTGAGGATGCATATCCACATCAAGCTTTGCAGCATTTACATCATACATGCCTACATAGACAAACTCTGTGCTGATCGCAAAATGTTTGAAGAAGATGGTCTCTACCCCAATTCCTCCTCCTACACCGATGTTGAGGATGAGTGGTCCAGAGCGATACACTTCAGGATCCATAGTTACAAGCTCTGCTTCCTTGTATCCCTGATGATGTACACCACCAACCACATAGAGCATTCCAGCAAGCCAGGAGTTTGCCTCGTGGTACACCAAGGGATATTGCAGCTCAAGCCCGATATTGTAAACCAGCTCGTCATAGCCATATTCCATCTCTGGGTGGTAGATTAAACCACCTGCTACTTGGTAGCCGAAGTCTTCCAACCACTTCTGGTAACTCAATCCCACCCCGGCCAGGCGTCCACCTTGGACCCCCAAGGCCTGGGAATACTCACTTCCCACTGCAAACAAGGAAGTAGAGAGAGAGCCAAGCAGGACCAACAGGACGACCAAGGAACGAATAGGTGTTTTCATACAGAAATATTACTACAATCCTGTATTTCTGTCTGGTATCTGACCATGGCAAATGCTCTGATTTATAGAGAATAGCACTCACTTTTGCAGGAGCTAACCAAAGAGAAGCGTTCTCTTGTTTGTGCTGGTAAGCCATGGCGTGCTGTCAGCAATTTCCTACGGGTAAACCCTCTCTGTTTGCAGTAGTCTTAGGGAAGAGCATCAAGCTCCAAAGCGAGGTAATGAGAAAAATACTCCTGTGTTCTATTCTGGACAGGACAACCACTAGCCATGGATTTCCTGCAGCATTTTAAACAAGGTGATCATTCTCTTCATTCCTTGCTGGATTCCTCCAGAGGAATTTTGCGGAATGTGACTGTGCTTAGCGACACTCAATGCCACCCAAACCAGAAGAGTCGTTTATCACAGCACATTTCGCTCTTACACTCCAAAGGACATCTTCCTGCCCAACCTTTCCAGTTTCAGGAACGCGAACGTTTAGAATAGCGGCAGAGCATGTCAATTAGTTCAGATTGCTCTACAGGCTTACGAAGGAATTCTTGGATCCCTACCTGCTTACAACGCTCCTTCTCCTCAACACTGATGAAGGCTGAGGTAGCGACCACCCATACATCCTTGGAAATTTGGTTTATTCTTTTTGCTGTAAGTACCCCATCTATTCCGAAATCGAGTATATCATTGAGCAGATTCGTCAGGAACATGCTGCTCTCCTTGATCGCAGAAACATAGTGTTGCTGGAAGGAAGCAAGATAACTCTGCTCGAGCAGTTTGCTGGTCCCAGCAATAGCATTTAAGCTGGTGTGGACGTCTATGTTACTGGTTCAAGATTTTCTTGATGTATTGAGGATCCACGGATGCCCCTTTTAGAAGAGCCAAAGCAGGCCCCTCTGGAGTTCTCCTACCCTGTTCCCAATTCCTTAGTGTAGCTACGCTGACACCAATCATTGAAGCAAATTCAATCTGTGTTGCCTTTGCCTTATTACGTATATCTCTTATATCTGGTGGTGAGAATACGAAAATTCGAGCAGGCTCTTTTTCCTTTCGCAGAATTTTCCCACCTTCTTGTATACTCTCTACCAACAATCCAAAATCTTTTTCATTCATATGTAGCCTAACACCCTACATCTTTGGATCCTTGAACTCAGGAACCAACTCATGGAGCATCTTCAGCATCACCTCAGGAGTGGACTTCTCGAAGGAAGTGAGATAGTGATTCAGGAAAGACAGCTCACTGATGGTGTGGTTATTCACTTTTGCCTTGAACACCAACTTCTCCTCGGTGGGGATGGTGGTATCCTTGTTGGCAAGGAGTTCCTCATAGAGCTTCTCCCCAGGGCGTAGACCAGTAACGATGACCTGGCTCCTACTATCCCCATAATACTTCACCAACTTCTCTGCAAAATCATAAATCTTGACTGGCTGACCCATATCAAGGACCATCACTTCTCCACCCTTAGCCATACTGGCGGCCTTGAAGACCAAGCCAACTGCCTCAGGAATTGCCATGAAGTAACGGATAATGTCTTTATGGGTGACGGTTATGGGAACCCCTGCCTTGATCTGGTCCATGAAGAGCGGAAGCATGCTTCCCCGGCTTCCCAGCACATTGCCAAAGCGTACACAGACAATTTCTGTCTCCTTGCTGTTAAGCATGCCGGCCATCAACTCAACCACCCGCTTGGTAGCCCCCATTACATTGGTTGGGTTTACCGCTTTGTCGGTGGAGATGACCACGACTTTCTCAACCTGATGTTCCTTGGCACTCTTGAGCACCGCATAGGAGCCATTGATGTTGGTGGTAATAGCCTCCTCCGGATACAGTTCCTGAAGCGGCACATGCTTGTAGGCTGCAGCGTGGAAGACCAGCTGTGGTTTGAACTGGGTCATGATACGGTCAATCTTCTTTCGGTTTTTGATATCACAGACAATAGGGACGACCAGATCACTCCACTCCTTCTGGTAGTTGTGCAATCGTAGGGAAAGGTCATGAAGCTCTGTCTCATCAACATCGAGCAACAGGAGTTGCTCAGGACCGTAGGAAAGCAACTGCCTGCAAATCTCGCTGCCGATGCTTCCTCCTGCTCCCGTCACCAGAACACGTTTTCCACGAACCATCTGCCTGATCGGCTCCTTATCGATGCTGATCAAGGGACGGCCAAGCAAATCTGCATAGTCTAGGTTTCTCAGGTCCAGCTCTTTCTGGCCCTCTTGCATCTCAAAGAGGGAAGGGATGACCTTGATGTCACAACCTGCTTCCTTTGCTGCATCAACTGCCAGAAGCATTCTTTCCTGGTCAATCTGGGTAATGGCAATGATGAGTGTCTTGGCTTTCAGGTTCTGAAGAACCTGAGGCAAATCATTCACACTCCCGTAGACCTTCACCCCGAGCATGTATGTGCCGTGTAAATGCACCTCATCATCAACAAATCCTACAATGTGGTAGGCAAGCTTGCCCTTTTGGTACTGTCTTACCAGAGTGTTTCCTAACTCCCCTGCCCCATAGATGACAGCACGTGGATGCTGGTTGTTGCTTTGCTTGTTTTTAAGCACCAAGACCGACCGGTAAAAAACACGAAAACCCATCACCATGAGAAATCCAAAAATATCGGTACTGACTATGAACGGAATCCAATCGCTCTGGAACCCAAGGTAAAAGCCAATAAGCAGAACACCAAGGATGGTTACCGGAATAAACGCGGTCAAACCCCGACCGAGCAGGTCGAGGGAGCTCTCACTGATTCTGATATGGTAAAAACGAACGGCGAAAAGGAGTAGGATGGTGGCAAGGATATTAAAATAGAGTAATGAATCAAAATTGAAAGGCAAGGTCTGAAAAACCACCCAGGAAGCCAGCAGTCCGGCAACAAACAAAAAAAGTGCATCCATTGCCATCAGGACAACCCAGCGTATATAACGACTCTTCACCATTTCACTCATGCAACATCACCCCTGGTCTGTATCATCTTCTGCTCCTATGCAGAACGTGTAGCACAAATTTTCTTGTGACACAGGAGCTCGGGTAGCGCTACTATACCATGTCGCTCATGCGCTGTAAATGAATCGTACAGAAAACTCTCTAGCCGGCTAACTGCTGGATTCAACAAACTCCACTGGCATACTCACCCTTCTAATTACCTCTGCAAACTGGAACTCGACCATTACCCTGCTGTGGCGATAGTCAACCTTCACGATTGTACCCATGAAGTCCTGCATCGGTCCGTCGATAATTTTAATCGGCTCACCCTTCTTATAAACTACTTTCGATGGCTTAATTGTACCCTTGTTGTGCATAATCCAAGCAGCATACTCGTAATCAGGCCCTTGCAGTTCGATGGTCTTGTTCAGATTTCTCAGAAACCCATAGCAACCTGGAAGCTTTAGCACATCCCGTCCGTAATCCTGCAAGGATACTTCACTGGAGAGCAACAGGTACCCAGGGAGTATAGGATGGTCATTCATGATCTTCTTGCCCTTGCGACGGTCAATCATACGACGCATGGGAATGAAGGCCATCACTTCCTCTTCCTCAAGTTCGCGACTGAAGAATTTGAGCAGATGAGCCTTCACATACTCTTCTCGTCCTGTCCTGCAAGCAATGAAGTAGTAGTTCATAGTCGCCCATAGTACAGTATTTGATATATGCTTGTCATCAGATGACGAAGGCCTTTTCCAGTGCTGACCTCATCACCTGAGCATCAGGCACCTTCCCAGTCCAATTCTGCACCCCAAGAACTCCTTGGTTCACCAACATTCCTAGTCCATCAAGAGTAGTTGCTCCTGCTTCCCTTGCACGCTTCAAGAATGCCGTATCGGTGGGGTTAAACACCACATCACAAGCTATCACATCCCGAATTCCCTGAGAAAAGGCAACATCTATACAGCTATTCTCATCAAAGAGACCAACACTGGTTGCCTGAACAACCACCAAACCATCTTCTTCTATCTGATAGATACCCTCCCAAGCTTGGGTGAATATCCTAGTTCCTGTAATACCCTGTAACCGCTCTGCAAGTCTCTCTGCTTTTTCTCTGGTACGGTTTACCAGAATGACTTCTTTCACCTCAGAGAGGACCAATTCTACGGCAATGGCTGAGGCGGCTCCACCTGAACCAAAGAGCACCACGCGCCTTTCACTGAGATTGCTGACCTGCTCCTTCAATGACTGGAGGAATCCTTTTCCGTCAGTATTATCTCCTTGATACGTTCCGTCCTCTTGCAGAGTAATACAGTTCACCGCATTGCTGAGTCGCGCACTCTCAGTAAAACGGTCCAGATAGGGAAAGACCTGTTGTTTAAAAGGAGCGGTGACATTGCCTCCGGCAACATGCAGGGCTTTCAACCCCTCCAATGCTGTTTGTAGGTCTTCAGGTTGTACTTCGCAGGTGATGTACTGACCCGGAAAATCCATATCCAAAAAGGCTTTCTCCATCATATATTGAGTAGGGTTTCCCACCACCGGGCTGCCAATGCAGAAAAACAGTGAAGGAAGCGGTCCCTTCATCAGTGCATATAATGTATCCATTACCATCTCCTCTTCTATATCCTAGTACAGCTTCATCATTATGTCTAATGCTTATACGTACTACTCATACTATACTCATGTCTGGCAACTATTCGCTC is from uncultured Sphaerochaeta sp. and encodes:
- a CDS encoding response regulator; translated protein: MFLTNLLNDILDFGIDGVLTAKRINQISKDVWVVATSAFISVEEKERCKQVGIQEFLRKPVEQSELIDMLCRYSKRSRS
- the aroE gene encoding shikimate dehydrogenase; this translates as MDTLYALMKGPLPSLFFCIGSPVVGNPTQYMMEKAFLDMDFPGQYITCEVQPEDLQTALEGLKALHVAGGNVTAPFKQQVFPYLDRFTESARLSNAVNCITLQEDGTYQGDNTDGKGFLQSLKEQVSNLSERRVVLFGSGGAASAIAVELVLSEVKEVILVNRTREKAERLAERLQGITGTRIFTQAWEGIYQIEEDGLVVVQATSVGLFDENSCIDVAFSQGIRDVIACDVVFNPTDTAFLKRAREAGATTLDGLGMLVNQGVLGVQNWTGKVPDAQVMRSALEKAFVI
- a CDS encoding helix-turn-helix domain-containing protein; this encodes MNEKDFGLLVESIQEGGKILRKEKEPARIFVFSPPDIRDIRNKAKATQIEFASMIGVSVATLRNWEQGRRTPEGPALALLKGASVDPQYIKKILNQ
- a CDS encoding sugar phosphate isomerase/epimerase; this translates as MMNIQLGALLFAKEVTSGNLERLKEAGFETLSICFWETLGEIDLASLARCTAKAGLPVTAISIWGNPLANEETLRGVQNLIEQGYRFGSPFVSTFAGRVPSGSVEASIPRFKEVFSELLNQVHRHDCKGLLLENCRMGDLWKRGAWNIAINDAAWDLIFSTLDDPLLGLEWEPCHQVEALLEPLAQLRRWKGRVLHVHGKDAHVDHALLSEIGLYAPGKAIKATLPGCGDTDWQALMHILLDGGYQGSIEIEAGGTSFFTDFEEKVASLGYLKKCRNNLR
- a CDS encoding nucleoside-diphosphate sugar epimerase/dehydratase, which translates into the protein MSEMVKSRYIRWVVLMAMDALFLFVAGLLASWVVFQTLPFNFDSLLYFNILATILLLFAVRFYHIRISESSLDLLGRGLTAFIPVTILGVLLIGFYLGFQSDWIPFIVSTDIFGFLMVMGFRVFYRSVLVLKNKQSNNQHPRAVIYGAGELGNTLVRQYQKGKLAYHIVGFVDDEVHLHGTYMLGVKVYGSVNDLPQVLQNLKAKTLIIAITQIDQERMLLAVDAAKEAGCDIKVIPSLFEMQEGQKELDLRNLDYADLLGRPLISIDKEPIRQMVRGKRVLVTGAGGSIGSEICRQLLSYGPEQLLLLDVDETELHDLSLRLHNYQKEWSDLVVPIVCDIKNRKKIDRIMTQFKPQLVFHAAAYKHVPLQELYPEEAITTNINGSYAVLKSAKEHQVEKVVVISTDKAVNPTNVMGATKRVVELMAGMLNSKETEIVCVRFGNVLGSRGSMLPLFMDQIKAGVPITVTHKDIIRYFMAIPEAVGLVFKAASMAKGGEVMVLDMGQPVKIYDFAEKLVKYYGDSRSQVIVTGLRPGEKLYEELLANKDTTIPTEEKLVFKAKVNNHTISELSFLNHYLTSFEKSTPEVMLKMLHELVPEFKDPKM
- a CDS encoding transcription termination/antitermination NusG family protein; the encoded protein is MNYYFIACRTGREEYVKAHLLKFFSRELEEEEVMAFIPMRRMIDRRKGKKIMNDHPILPGYLLLSSEVSLQDYGRDVLKLPGCYGFLRNLNKTIELQGPDYEYAAWIMHNKGTIKPSKVVYKKGEPIKIIDGPMQDFMGTIVKVDYRHSRVMVEFQFAEVIRRVSMPVEFVESSS
- a CDS encoding LacI family DNA-binding transcriptional regulator, which translates into the protein MEKLVGRADVARAAGVAESTVSRALNDSPLISDEIKKKVRLAAEELGYVPSRTATLFASNRSFAIGFVVPYYKKILPFTRSYFPALLDGLLLGTLNHNYNVGIIFENYLGKYRSYRDLITSHSYDGLIFAITKDQFPEIDPLIEHNLPFVLVNNYREGAASIYARPDKGMRKAFAHAHELGHHHIGYVTGDLQFKNGKDRLQAFEELASLYHLQTTIVEGNFSRNSGFNAFRQFGKKESLIMTASDRQAFGFLQACSEHSKKVPQDISLIGYDNFQPAGTSTPPLTTVDHPIMEMGAEAVQMLIGMIEHGTAAEQRWAETGFEVRKSTRSLGE
- a CDS encoding Gfo/Idh/MocA family oxidoreductase, with protein sequence MKFVIVGCGGMGTYHAKKFQALGARIVGAIDHNEEHLRGFCKTFGVEESYKSLDMISCFSGKADALSCCVPDCFHALCCEASVRADLAIFCEKPLTSTLEEADFLAGLQKSHPFMVNFSKRHIPSISAVQETLSCGLLGRLENVTISYLQSWNKSHVWGDPEDVFRWKWRLLSEYNRDGCLSDLGSHLLDLLFHLFGKVCFENKTIERTSPALVEYGALLKVGDNTPCTLHCSYQDPNWDDSLQLTIEGSEATLTMNTSLDRKQIVISKKDGTLTKLEGDRPVSTYQRFYDAVGSETSLSPAFEDGYRVQKLLEEMR